taataataattttaaaatacacaataaTGCCACAACCTATTTATACAGTATAATTCAACGCTTCAAGTAAATTTTCTAGCAATCAAACACAGAGCAGGagtaacaaaaatgaaactattCCAGGTGATCACCTGCCTATTGAAACGTTCCAAAAGCAAATATACAAGTCAGCATTTGTTTGAATTTTTCAGGAATCATCCATGGCAGTCCTCTAGGTTATGCTAAGTCTCCTGTAAATACATGACAAAATAATGATTCAGTAATGAGGAATCCTTAGAACTGACATACAGTGTTCCGAAAATGAGCTGAAACATTTACAATTCTCATGAATCATGTcacaaaaccttttcatttcTCTAGATAAAATTAGTCTTAAGTTATTTACCTTATTTACCTGAAGTCATGTCAGGAGTCTCCATcatcatgggaaaaaaaacccaatgcaaAATCTTGGTCCTACTGAAATTGAGGTAATCCTCCCACTGACTTTAATGCCTAGACCAGGGTCTCATTTCAAGCCTTCAATTTCATTcatatgcataaaaataaattattcttagAAACTTATAGACAGATGTAGTGAGCACTGACTACCGTAATTTCATACATGTAACACATTCTGCTGGATGCTTTGAAGAATCAAtcataaatgaaaaagcaaacccaCTTTGTTGAAATACTGTCAACTTAGCACACAGAGAAGGAGCTTACAGAGGAATATTCCAGCTTTGAAAAGCATCCACAGGTGTGTCTATCTACAATCTGTACTATGTGACTCCAGACACTCAGTTTTAACACATTCGTGTTACATCAAACCACCAAGTGGATTTGTTGGTGCTTACATCtcattatttctgattttcagctaCCTACAGGGACAGGTGAATGCCTGACACCTTCCAAGGGAGCTTTTCCACATAAGCAATTGCAGCCCTGATTACCACTGGACGTCCTAGCCCAGGAAGGGTCTGCCTGTGAAGCCACGTGTACAAGTGGCCTAGTGAAAAGTCTGGACGTCCCTTTTGAGGGTATGAGATGTGGAGCAGGTACTCGTCTCTTCAGGTGTCATTCCTGAAATCCCACTCTCAGAGTGGGATCTGGCCTGCTGGGATAGCACAAAGCTCCTCTGACCTGCAGAGAGGAGGTAGCACAACGCAGTCTGGACAAGGCAGGACTTTTTCCACAGGTGCAGCTAGCAAGGAAACAGTGTTGCTGCGATGGAGTGCAGATATAATTTTATGAGGGGGAATGCCCCACTTGTGGAGCTGGCCTGTGAACAGATACATGTGGCGGTGCCGGCGCATTTTGTTAGTCATGCCTGGTACCATTTCCAGTGAACCAGCAGGAAAGGACGATtacaaagaaaactgaggctggACTTAGCACATGGCTCCAGCCTCCCACCAGCGCTCTGGGAGTCAGGAGGCTGAGGAGGGTTTTGCACTGGCAGAAACTCCCAGTGGCAGATAACTCTTTGAACCTGAAGAGCTTCAGGAACAACAGCCTTTGTTCTATTACCTGCTGAGATGCCCGTTCAAGTTTGTCAGGACTAACAtaagtgaaaagaaatttaTCTAAGTGCTGTAGCAGCAACCTTTCAAAATAAGGAAAGTAAGGAAATTCTGTTCTGAGAACATTACCAAAGCACTTGCAAACGTTATTAGGATGCTCTCAATGTCCTTCTCAAAACCTTTGAGCACAGGGTGGGGGACAGCATTACTCTTCAACTGTAAACATCCCAGGTTTTTGATGTATTGGATtgtgtggaaggggatagaatTTCACTGCCGTTCATTGCACTAGTAACCTCTAGCTGGATTCTTACAGCCTGAAATCAGCAATGTCAGCATATGGAAAACATGCTTTAATGCTCAACTGTTACTTAGGTTCATCCTTCACCATGGCTTGGGCACAATAATTTGAAATAGAtaggaattaatttcttctttcagcttcttCATTCATCTCCATTTACTTGATGACTTGCCTGCTTGTTAGTCAGTTTCCAAATCCTCTGTTCCTGCTTGATCTGATTCTTCTAACTGGAATGAGATGTGACGTGAAGGCTGTTCCTCAGCAACAGGTTGATcagtctcttcttcctctgtgacCGGTTGGTCAGCAGCCTCTGTCTCACTGGCCACCTGAGGTGCTGCATCTGTTGGCCTCAGCTCTTCAGCAAGTGCCTGATCAGACAGAGGTTGACGGCTAAATGCATCTAAGCGTTTTTCAACCACTGAACAAATCAAGGCTGAAACAGAGAAAGGTACCATTAacaaacatgggaaaaaacccctataatttgagattattttatgtattactGACTGATAACTTCTTAAATAGGGAAAAGACCCCGAAATAAcactaaaaatgaaagaatactTGAATGAGAAAAATCATCCCTGCTGCTGTAGCCTAGTTCCAGTTAAACGAGCAGTTTACGCTGCAAGCAGTGATTTGAAAGGGTTCACCTGAATTGTTTTGTTGATTTCCTCACAGTTGTTCCTCACTTCCAGAGCGGGTCACCCCGCCAGGAACAAGGACTAGTCAGGTTGCACACAGCATGATGGTTTGGCAGTGGGAAATGCTGGAACAATGGGAGTCATTAAaagattttctctttctgaaaagcagcagtaaagcACCTACTCTTTATTACTTTTGCTGTTTAGCCTTCACAAATTTTTCTAAACATTATACCCCTTCCAAATCAaagaacacaacaaaaaaaaagtcaacactCACTTTGATTTACatcatttaaatatgaaaaatagagGCCAACAATGAAGGAAGAGAGGTTTAACACAAAATAGGACAACCTACAGGTACTAAAAAGAGCTACATTGTTAATTCATGGGTTGACTTTAGCAAGTTAAAGACGGAATGGTCATCTCTGAGAGGAAAAACATAGCCCCCTTATACTGTGGGCGCTTCCCTTGTAGTTCACAAATCTTTTATCAGACAGTGACAAAATAAATTCTTGAAGTAGCATATTCATTCAAACAGGCTAAAAATGGATCCTCAGAGATTTTTCCTATGCTTCTGCGTAAAGGGGAGAAGAAGCCACAGACTATCTCAGCAGAGGCTGGGCCTGCCTCTACAAAATTTGGAGAATCTAATTTGCAGTTCCTCTTACAGGGGTGATGTTTTCTCAACAGTTGGTGATTGGGTATAAGttaggaaacagaaaaacaggggCTGGTGGTATTACTTATTgacctgctccagctgctctgtTTATCTTAGAACTGGTGCAAGACCATGATATCTggttaaaaagaataaagatttAAACAGGAATATGATCGATATTCTCATTAATAGTGTATCCTGTAGCAACATTCTCCTTGGGATGTTTATTCAGTAGTCACATACAATACTTCTTTcttaaaaggagagaaaattccctcccttctgaagagctacATGAAGAAGTGATCCTTGAGCGTATATACCAGCACATACATCATAGGATAAAATACCTAACAGACCAGCTGTAATTATCCAAATTATACCCTAACAAAGGATCCTggttaaactgaaaataaacccaaaggaaacaaacacaaatataaTTCAAACCCAAAAtcacagcaggaggaaaaccaTAGGAATGAAAGACGTAACGCAAGTATAAAAAGTGGTTTGATCTAGGACCACCACGGTGGACCACATGCATTCATCATAATTTTGTGTTTCTACACAAGACAGATGTTACATTGTTCAGGTATTTCAGCTACAGCCTCTGAAGACTGAGTAATAAAAGAACTTGAACACTTAGCTTGAACTAGCCCAAAAGACcaccaataaatattttaatctatttcaaaagcaagaacATGATTATTGACTGCTGAGGAGGCAAGCCCTTGTTTTGATGAAAAGTGTTGGTCACCTGACTTCTCAGTCAACCATGGCCTACGATtacccctctctcctcctttcatGGAGGGTGAACATATTCCATAGCTCAGGGAGCTTACACAAACGAGTTAAGGGACTTTCATGGTATACACATGTGGCTGTAGACAGAATGGGCTTTTTTGTTCCCACTGGCACAATCAGGCACACTACAGAGAACAGCACAGCAATGATGGCTGTGCAACACATGAGAAATAGAAGTTTTATAGCAGAGAAAAGACTTGGTGCTCTTTAACCGTTCTGCTCCTGCCAAACGTACTGCATCTCCCAGCACCAACACATCTCAAACAGTAAAGAGACAGCAGAGAGAGGGTAGTGCAGCATGACTGACGCTTCATTATTTCAGTTGAAAATCAATTACCTAGGTGTATGTAGTAGTAGTTTTCCAACCTAAAAATGTCTTAACatagtaaaaaacccaaaacaaaacacaaaagccaCAGGTACCTGGAGTTCTTGCTAAAATGACACCTTCTACCTTAACCCACAATGACCCTGTAAATGTGATATTTGTCTGACTGGGGAAAACAATCAAGAACACCAAGCAGCCCAGATTACATTCCAGGATTTGGTGACTTACAGTCAAGAACTATCCTCCCCAGAATCTTCCTTTCTAGTGTTTCTTCCACTTCTGTCATCAGCCATGGAAGGAATTCTGTCTCAATATCTGTAAGCATaagacggggggggggggggggggggagagacaGAGTGGGGGTAGACAGagtggggagaaaagggagaaaagggagaaaagtatttttattaaggATGAGCAACAGGATCTTGGGgctgtttttcatttgctaCGATCATTAAGGGATGCATATCCTTGCCAAAAGACACTTGCTTTGCAAAAGCCAGACAAAATCTCTCAGGTGTTGTTGGGTTTCTTATCTCCCGCCTCTTTTGCTGAGGTTCCTCATTGTTATGGATCCAGACCAGAGTCCTCTCAACTGCAGTGATTTTCAAAGGGGTCTGGCACCCTTGAAAGGCTAGCTAGCACAGATGAGACACACAGTAATGTTCTAGCGAGATGAAAATAACTATCCTGAACAAGTCAGGAGAATAACATTTCCTGCCTTGCTTTCCAAAGACGTCTGGCTTCTGGTCTGCTGAAAGCATTTGTTCCCTCTGACTAAAGAGCTCTTGCTTACCCATGTACTTCTCAAATCATGCTCTTTGTAGGCTGTGGTCCCAAAGCATGACCTGTTTGCAAAATACACTCAGTGTATTGCCCTGAGACTCATTCTGGAGAGAGCGTATCCATTCCTAAGCTGTGGTCTGGGCAGCTGTGCAGAGACTTGGGAACAGGGGTGCAGCAAGGTAGCCCATAAGGAATGGCGCTGATTCTAAAAGCTTGGAAGTCACCGATGTACAACTCTGAAGTTATTTTCAGAGCCTAATTTTAATCGACTAATTTCTCCATTGCTCTGATAATCATTAACAAAGATTCAGAATGACATACAGACTTCCTTGCCTGTCCTATCATAATACATTTACTTCAGTTTGGATTTCTTTCTCTCACCCCTCTACCAATCCTTACCAcccatttatttctttccaattCAAAAGCAGCTCTTCTCATTGCAACACTGTCAGCTCTTGCTTATTCTTGACTACTTGTACCGATGACCaataatgtttgttttaaaaatttgagtTTGGAAGCCCTCTCTGCAGCCACAAATGTAAATGAATAAAGTCTTGTGACACTATTCTAAATCATAGGACAATAAGCTATGTTTCATGGTTGTTTTGACCTTTATATTACTTAgttcacatattaaaaaaaatacaaacctctTTCTATAGGgtcataaaaaaacccactctcaCGAAGATTGTTGAAGACAGAGGGAATGAGATCAGCCAGGTAACGCTGAGCAAATGCCCGAGCTGCAATTTTCTCTGTGgtctctttctgtttctgcagcatttgCATGTGCTGGACTCTGCGACGTTCCTGTCAAGACAATATTGCATGTAAAACTCTCAGGCCTTTAGCTGTTACTCCATTAATCTAGACTTTGAAGAATGATCGCAGTGTTAGAGTCATAAATGGCAAAGATAATCAAGAGTACCGATACTTATGGCCTCCAGCTTTCACAAAAATTTCTCATGTGAACAAGTGCTTGCACTTGTGGAGTACTAAAATTCACAAGGGTTAGAGGGAAACACGTTCCTTTGGTatacctttttattttggcaAGTCTGTAAAATAAGGGCCTTGTAGCTGGACAAATGAAACCCTTCTCTGGTTAGCATACATTAGTAAGCATTGATCACAATCAATTGTGTCAAAGTATTGAACACAATACCTTAGTATGCATTGATCTCATGACTGTCTGTTTTATTATTGCAGATAAAGCTGATCATTGGCCTTGGTATGAGATGAAGTTGGATCAGGACTTCCTGAACTTTTAATCTTTCTAATTTTATACCCTATTTCATGTAATTAAAGATTAAAACTCAAAGTGGTTCaggaaaacatgggaaaaacCACAAATATATAAGGCTGATGAATAGTGAGTAATTAAGGCTTGCCCTTTGTATTTACTAGATAGTACTAATATAGCTTAATAATTGCAGATCTTGAGAGGTATGTGTGCACATACAGTAGGTGCATGCATTGAGTGTGAAAGATTAGGAAGTGCCTCTCTCACTTTCAAGCTCTGTGACTATTCATTTAGCACTTGTTATAATGAAAAGGCTTGAGTAATAACTGCACCAGGTACAAAGGGTACTGTTGGGTTTGGCCTCTCGATGAGGTGTCTGCGTACACCAGGTCACTGGAACGCAACTGctccaaataaacaaaacagcatGGCGCTGCTGCATGAGAGCAAATGGCAGAGTGCAGCTGTACAGCACCAAAATACTTTGAGGAATATCAAACTTGAAAATAACCTTTTGGGCACATCCAGCTTATTTCACTGCTTATCTTTCAGTACTGGAAAtggttttctctcttctgacaAGTGTGCAGACAGGCCTGTTCTGCTCCTAATAAGTCATGGTGTCAGGAAATTCATGGTGTGAATTTCAGGGTTatcctatgcagggacaggagttggacttgatgatccttgcaggtccctttcaactcaggacattctgtgattctaaggcCTACCTTCTCCTCTCTGTATCGCctgtcctgctcttccaggCGCTGTACTTCAGCAAGTTCTGCATTACGCAGCTCTGCGTAGGCACGCTGATGTGCCCACAGCTGGGCCAGCTCTTCTTCCTCCATGACTTCCAGCAAAGATTGCTCAACCGTTTTCCCGATCAACACTTCCAGGATTGGCTTGACTTCAACATCAAAGTCAAACAACTGAGGATGGGAGTCAGTGAAACAGAGATAAATATCCCTCGATCACAATCACTCTTAGCCTCTTGgcaaggagaaaaggaggatgAACAAAGCCCTCGTGCTGAAGGCAGGCCTGAGAAGTACAGGTGGGGGACCCAGTGTCAGCTGAGGCAAGAGGCATGAATGCAGCCTAGGGGGTAAATGAGTGACACGCCGCACACCCTACCACAGCCATTGTGGGGGCTGCCAGGGAGAAGCAGAGCACTCACCAGGACCCTATTTCTGCTCACCTCTGCATTCCCAGCACCTTCTTAGGCTGGACAGTATTTCTACAGGGGAGAGCTGTAGAAATGTGTAAGctgaaagctgtatttttacagAGAGATTTCTCCACATTGTAGTTCTtagctgaaagcagcagaacCAGTGCACATGGAGAAGCACCTTCCTTAATTTTCCACTTAACCTCACAGCAGACATCAAGGacttttttgtggggttttttggcatGTTCTGTGAGGATAAGTTCCTTTCCGTTTCTGCCTCAATTTTGCatcagaaatgtgttttgtacGGGAGACATGTTTTGAAAGCACTTGTAGACGTGACTTTGCTTCATACCTCTCCTTCTTCTATTTGCGTGGCCACATCTTTTCCCGTTTTGGCTGGTATGAAGAGTGGAGTGGGTGGTCTGTCCAAAAATGCATCTGTTTGACACTCTATATCAACCTCTATTATCCGGTCACTAATCTCTTCCAAATACAGCTCTAGAAACAAAAGCACAACGAATGCTGTAAATTggattcttttaattttaactctcaactatttttaatgactttacAAGGTGAATTATATCCAAAGAGTGCACTAAACTGTCTTctataaagttaaaaaaagacacCTCAACTTAAAACATAGATCAGTTTGCCGCATAGGCCATCTGACGCCACGTTCTCTGTAATGTCTGGTGCACTTCCTAAAAGGGCATTTCTCTTTGTAGGTTTCAAAAGTCAGAGTCTAGACTTCAGCCCACCTTGCAGAATAAACAATTCTTGATAGTCAACAGGATAggacaattttaaaaagggatgaTTGCCCATCTACTAATCCATAAtattgaaaacataattttttctcCACTGTATGTGCAATCACCAACCACATGAAGTTTAACAGGGGCAAGTGCCAGGTTTTGCAcatggggcacggcaaccctggatgtacatacagactggggaacgagaggctggagaggagctctgcagggagggacccaggggttctggtcaatggcaagttgaacaagagccaacagtgtgccctggcagccaagagggtcAACCAAGTCCTGGGGtccatcaagccctgcattgcagccagttgAGGgggtgattgtcccgctctgctctgtgctggcacggcctcacctcgagtgctgtgtgcagtttggggCACCTCAGTACgttaaggatacaaagctgctagagagtgtccagaggagggccacaaagttggtgaagggctTAGAGGGAAAACCATAagaggagtggctaaagtcacttggtttgttcagcctagagaagaggagactgaggggagacctcattgtggtctgcagcttcctcacaaggggaggaggaggggcaggccctgatctcttctctctggtgaccaatgataggacccaagggaatggcaggaagatgtgccaggggaggtttaggttggatgttaggaaaaggttcttcacccggagggtggtggagcactggaacaggctccccaggaggcagtcacagcaccaagcctgacgctatcCAAGAAGCccttggacaatgccctcagacacatgctgtgaattttggggctgtcctgtgcagggacaggagttggatttgatgatccttgtgggtcccttccaacttagaacattctgtgattctatgaaaccaGAATACTGGTTCTGTTGGGTTTAAAGAATATTCTACTTCTGGCCCCACCAGAAGTGGCTCTGAGGTAACCAAACATCTATAAGAACATGTGCTTGATTTAAATTATAACTGTCTCCTACTGCAGAGATAAATAGCCTGGCTCAGGTAATAAAGTCTGTGGAGTGCTTAAAATCATCTGCACTAGTCAGTGGTAAGGACACGAGACCAAGACTTCCACACTAGATAGCCTCCTTCTGCATCCAACAGTATTTGAAAGGTGAAAAGTTGCTGTGTGCATTGGAGGTGGGGTAGGAGGTtcggtggggctggggcagagggaacGTTCAGAAGCCAAAGGCCATGTCTGATTAGCATGTAACACACCTGTTTTCCCAGTTTGTAAGTCAGTCCAAGCTGAAATGATTTTCAGAGGGCACAGCAATACATTACACCCCCCTCATGACTATCCCACTgccaaattttgtttttcctacaaataaaattgttttcccaCAAATAGGGCAGTTTCCTATTCTAACTTAGGGTGTATCCCCCCAGTTTTTAATAGTAGCTTTGTTCTTACATATGACTGTAGTcttaagcagaattttaaaaaccccaaatttaaGCATATACCAAACTTCTTTGATGATactggaaaggaaagaataaatgaaGAAGTCTTGACTAGTGTTTGAGAACGGACACTGACAACTGAGAAAGAGAACCTCTGGAAAAATGTCACTAATTAGCTAAGTTTATTAAATACAGCTAAAATTAAGGGGTCATAATGGAAAGGATTAGAGAACCTCTGTTTCTagaattctgtgattctaaccTTAACCCTATGTGATTCTACCAAATGCATCATCCATTTAGTAAGTGAATACAAATCAgcaagtttttgttttcagataatttttttttttaacaatcaGCCTTTTATACCTGTTTGCACATGAATATGCTCTCTGCCTTCCACAGGCTCAGGTGTTCTTTGTTGCATTTGCTCTTTTGCGCGCtttctagcctgtgctctttgCCATGCTTCCCTCTGCCTTTGAATCTCAAGGGGACTGGGTTGGGTACTCTGAGCAgggatgaaaaacaaaaccacaaaacagaatACATTTTGTGCTTGGAAATTATACTAATTTCTCtctaaaggaaaatgaaggttgTTTTTTGATTTCAATTCTACAACTGTAGCATTTTGAATTTACTTTTTCTGGGTCCTGACCCtacattttcagttattttaaagattGTGGGGTGTGAAGTTAATTGGGTATGCTAGCTGCCTATAGGCACATACTAATGGATTCTCATACTAAAAGCAATCAGTTGCTATTTGGAAGTGGATATTATATACAGGACTTTGCTTTG
This Phalacrocorax aristotelis chromosome 3, bGulAri2.1, whole genome shotgun sequence DNA region includes the following protein-coding sequences:
- the RSPH3 gene encoding radial spoke head protein 3 homolog — encoded protein: MLPAAGGPEAAPAGPYTYCSRPRALPARPKYRAPPPDAAEPEKEPVRYANLMYDRRVVRGNTYALQVVPVSTQPSPLEIQRQREAWQRAQARKRAKEQMQQRTPEPVEGREHIHVQTELYLEEISDRIIEVDIECQTDAFLDRPPTPLFIPAKTGKDVATQIEEGELFDFDVEVKPILEVLIGKTVEQSLLEVMEEEELAQLWAHQRAYAELRNAELAEVQRLEEQDRRYREEKERRRVQHMQMLQKQKETTEKIAARAFAQRYLADLIPSVFNNLRESGFFYDPIERDIETEFLPWLMTEVEETLERKILGRIVLDSLICSVVEKRLDAFSRQPLSDQALAEELRPTDAAPQVASETEAADQPVTEEEETDQPVAEEQPSRHISFQLEESDQAGTEDLETD